In Candidatus Flexicrinis affinis, the following proteins share a genomic window:
- a CDS encoding protein kinase, with product MNNQNLAGQTIGQYELVELLGAGGMGAVYRAVQTSLGREVALKVLSAALVNEPGYLERFNREARVSAALEHDHIVPVYDFGAQQDLTYVVMRLLTGGSLDSRMRQRKDEKPSLNEAVSLLNAMASALDYAHSRGVIHRDIKPANIMFDQNGKPYLVDFGIAKILDATGAGLTGTGMAMGSPYYMPPEQWRGENATAASDQYALAVTVYSMLAGRPPFEATSTPALMYKHFHDQPEPLKNFRQDVPEPLMLVLAKAMAKDASERFGSVSEFANAFQIAAGADLGQATGFFTFPVQRTPLPSARLTPTPASSATPPGSGSTPPQTTPAGATPTSSGTTPPPPTASGPVPKAPPPQGRGPLPYILGGIVVIALLIVGALALSGGGAVDPTPTPTLTTTAPLIADVSQTPEPTATDTLRPEDFARATRNAQLTIQAELTSLAVVDLTETASVWTATFTATYTPTYTASATATATDQPTATATPTATDTPTPTSTATESATATPTNTATITPSRTPTGTATATSSPTATATRTPSPVPTSVVAGAEVVAFEGFDSSQLGSWTSTQARLQDGIMTISGEASNDYPFTYPDWQISGGEGVVVDFRLAQRGHMAMFIERGTWNAIQNAWLPGSYRKFGLSSEGLAAAYWKAEYYVDDSVTELGQTQAIAHNRWYTLLLRTHTDGTLTAQIWERDNPTRGFRLDTTHSVSDGQDASWNFFIFLGNGALEIDSVSKVRIADDAPPLIAPPGVTPSATPTPVPLPTSVVPAAEVVAFEGFDGSRLVDWYTNPPGWADSDNGVLRLNEVGGDVYALTGPPWTITDGEGVLIEFKQVERGNVTFFIDHDEWDTPLYRRFGVSSTGGLSPYWTTDFVIGSSWNTLNQSEPLARDRWYVLLFRIYDGGTYTAQIWERDNPERGFRLNTQRTFSFVAGFDSEDWTVNLEVYRGALEIDSISKLRFTDDVPALIAPPG from the coding sequence ATGAACAACCAGAATCTCGCCGGCCAGACAATCGGCCAGTACGAACTCGTCGAGCTGCTTGGCGCGGGTGGTATGGGCGCTGTGTACCGCGCGGTGCAAACGTCGCTTGGGCGCGAGGTTGCGCTCAAGGTGCTGTCCGCCGCGCTGGTCAACGAACCCGGCTATCTGGAACGGTTCAACCGCGAGGCGCGCGTCTCGGCCGCGCTCGAACACGACCACATCGTGCCGGTCTACGATTTTGGCGCGCAGCAGGATTTGACGTACGTCGTGATGCGCCTGCTGACGGGCGGCTCGCTCGACTCGCGAATGCGCCAGCGCAAGGACGAGAAGCCATCGTTGAACGAGGCCGTCTCGCTGCTCAACGCGATGGCGTCGGCGCTCGACTACGCGCACAGCCGGGGTGTGATCCACCGGGACATCAAGCCCGCCAACATCATGTTCGACCAGAACGGCAAGCCGTACTTGGTCGACTTCGGCATCGCCAAGATCCTCGACGCGACCGGCGCAGGGCTGACCGGCACCGGCATGGCGATGGGCAGCCCGTACTACATGCCGCCCGAGCAGTGGCGCGGCGAAAACGCGACCGCGGCCAGCGACCAGTATGCGCTGGCGGTCACCGTGTATTCGATGCTGGCCGGACGCCCGCCGTTCGAGGCGACCAGCACGCCGGCCCTGATGTACAAGCACTTCCACGATCAGCCGGAACCGCTGAAGAACTTCCGGCAGGACGTGCCAGAACCACTGATGCTGGTGCTGGCTAAGGCCATGGCCAAAGACGCGTCCGAACGGTTCGGATCGGTTAGCGAGTTCGCCAACGCCTTCCAGATCGCAGCCGGCGCCGATCTCGGTCAAGCGACCGGTTTCTTCACGTTCCCGGTGCAGCGCACGCCGCTGCCGAGTGCGCGGCTTACGCCAACGCCGGCATCGAGCGCAACGCCGCCCGGTTCCGGAAGTACGCCACCACAGACCACGCCGGCAGGCGCGACACCTACCTCGTCCGGTACGACACCGCCCCCGCCAACGGCCAGCGGCCCGGTTCCCAAAGCGCCGCCGCCGCAAGGACGCGGTCCTCTGCCGTACATCCTCGGCGGTATCGTCGTGATTGCCCTGTTGATCGTCGGTGCGCTGGCGCTGTCGGGCGGCGGCGCGGTCGATCCCACGCCCACGCCGACGCTGACCACGACTGCGCCGTTGATCGCAGATGTCTCCCAAACGCCGGAGCCGACCGCGACCGACACACTGCGGCCGGAGGATTTCGCACGGGCCACGCGCAATGCCCAGCTCACCATTCAGGCCGAGTTGACATCGTTGGCGGTCGTTGACCTCACCGAGACGGCATCGGTTTGGACAGCGACGTTCACGGCGACGTATACGCCGACCTACACCGCAAGCGCAACCGCGACGGCGACCGATCAACCGACTGCGACCGCTACTCCCACTGCAACCGATACACCCACGCCTACCTCGACGGCGACCGAATCCGCAACCGCCACGCCGACGAATACCGCAACCATCACGCCGAGCCGCACGCCAACCGGCACCGCGACCGCGACTTCCAGCCCGACCGCAACAGCGACACGCACGCCATCGCCCGTACCCACCAGCGTCGTGGCCGGCGCAGAGGTCGTCGCGTTCGAGGGCTTCGATAGCTCACAACTCGGTAGTTGGACGTCAACCCAAGCCCGCCTGCAAGACGGCATCATGACGATCTCCGGGGAAGCCTCAAACGACTACCCATTCACGTACCCGGACTGGCAGATTTCGGGCGGTGAGGGTGTCGTCGTGGACTTCCGGCTTGCACAGCGCGGACATATGGCGATGTTCATCGAGCGCGGCACTTGGAATGCGATCCAGAACGCGTGGCTGCCGGGCAGCTATCGCAAGTTCGGCCTCTCGAGCGAGGGGTTGGCAGCGGCATATTGGAAAGCGGAGTACTACGTTGACGACTCTGTGACCGAGCTGGGTCAAACCCAAGCCATCGCGCACAATCGCTGGTATACCCTCCTCCTTCGGACCCACACCGACGGGACCCTAACCGCGCAAATTTGGGAACGGGACAATCCCACGCGAGGTTTTCGCCTGGACACCACCCATTCCGTCTCGGACGGACAGGACGCGTCTTGGAACTTCTTCATTTTCTTAGGCAATGGCGCACTCGAAATCGACTCGGTGTCGAAGGTACGCATCGCGGACGACGCACCACCGTTGATCGCGCCACCGGGCGTGACACCCAGCGCCACACCGACCCCAGTCCCCCTGCCCACCAGCGTCGTGCCGGCAGCGGAGGTCGTCGCGTTCGAGGGCTTCGACGGCAGCAGGCTTGTGGACTGGTACACGAATCCACCGGGATGGGCCGACTCGGACAACGGCGTGCTGCGGCTGAACGAAGTCGGCGGCGATGTCTACGCACTCACCGGGCCGCCGTGGACGATCACTGACGGCGAAGGCGTGCTGATCGAGTTCAAGCAGGTCGAACGCGGCAACGTCACGTTCTTTATTGACCATGACGAATGGGACACGCCCTTATATCGCCGCTTTGGCGTATCGAGTACCGGTGGACTCTCGCCGTATTGGACGACCGACTTCGTAATCGGCAGTTCGTGGAACACGCTCAACCAATCGGAGCCGTTGGCGCGCGACCGCTGGTACGTGCTGCTCTTCCGCATTTACGACGGCGGAACCTATACGGCTCAAATCTGGGAGCGTGACAACCCCGAGCGCGGGTTCCGGCTGAATACACAACGCACGTTTAGCTTCGTGGCCGGGTTCGACAGCGAAGACTGGACGGTGAACCTCGAGGTCTACCGCGGCGCGCTTGAGATCGACTCCATATCCAAGCTGCGCTTCACAGACGACGTGCCCGCGCTTATCGCGCCGCCGGGGTGA
- a CDS encoding SH3 domain-containing protein, with translation MALATLVPAVARLFEENFGDGEANGITRRLGGAWEVRRIAGNNVYCNVGDSTDDFDLIVFGEPSWDNYILQVDVAFRAATPGALVELYGRYDGSDTLNAYRAYFDLGGGGASLAYYSPERILGGVGYTIEANRWYTLQLEMIGRRLRYSIDGDVVIGNFDNSSSEGLAGVLVHRGTEACIDNVRVWLPNAPENAITVSVFTRAESVNLRTGPTTSSLRAGTVSSGDFLTAIGRDSSATWLQVRTRSGVTAWIATNLVRPLGGVTVDLNDLPVTAP, from the coding sequence TTGGCACTTGCGACCCTTGTCCCGGCCGTCGCGCGGCTGTTCGAGGAGAACTTCGGCGACGGCGAGGCGAACGGCATCACGCGGCGGTTGGGCGGAGCTTGGGAAGTCCGCCGGATCGCGGGGAACAACGTGTACTGCAACGTCGGTGACAGCACCGACGACTTCGACCTGATCGTGTTCGGCGAGCCGTCATGGGATAACTACATCCTGCAGGTGGACGTTGCGTTCAGGGCGGCGACTCCGGGTGCGCTCGTCGAGCTGTACGGGCGCTATGACGGCAGCGACACCCTCAATGCCTACCGTGCCTACTTCGATCTCGGCGGCGGCGGCGCGTCGCTGGCGTATTACAGCCCGGAACGAATTCTCGGTGGCGTCGGATACACGATCGAAGCCAACCGCTGGTATACGCTGCAGCTCGAAATGATTGGACGGCGGCTGCGCTATTCGATCGACGGCGACGTCGTGATCGGCAACTTCGACAACAGCAGCAGCGAAGGCTTAGCAGGTGTCCTCGTCCACCGGGGTACCGAGGCGTGCATCGACAACGTGCGCGTGTGGCTGCCCAACGCGCCTGAGAACGCGATCACCGTGAGCGTGTTCACGAGGGCCGAGTCGGTTAATCTACGCACCGGCCCCACCACAAGTTCGCTGAGGGCAGGTACGGTCAGCAGCGGCGACTTCCTGACCGCCATCGGCCGCGATTCAAGTGCGACGTGGCTGCAAGTCCGCACGCGCAGCGGCGTGACGGCGTGGATCGCCACCAACTTAGTACGGCCTTTGGGTGGGGTAACCGTCGACCTTAACGACCTGCCGGTCACGGCGCCGTAG
- a CDS encoding right-handed parallel beta-helix repeat-containing protein: protein MSRFILLIVVLLLLTFPVSTQDEPVALVVAQDYLDNASAAEAANGADPVVRSVGVRANFTLTDQADTVDATPGDGTCADAGGACTLRAAVMESNALGGSNTINIPGGYSITLSLGTTNDNNANSGDLDILANVEIIGTPGGGQPRITNIIEDRIFHVFNVGIALSLQNVMLREAGAPGVSGGAVLVTGGVFRSDRISVYGNTGHLGGGIAVGSGATFDIYNSTFAYNMSFANGAGIYMQNATGSIVNSTVFGNFSPLINGTSYPGAGLFFFAPTTVDVIHTTVTQNYNGLYGGGFSVYNPSTPAVPVTFTNSVIADNDSGYQAPDCHMFAGSVQPKADYVGFNVIGYTDYLCESLPGPALQFEPVEFGLIVNTGHPYIIPPSPGSVTINAALSCLPILGGVDQMGNPRPAGSGCDLGSYERPTRNDGTIDIAPPSGVPLSAFTVKVDDVDLMNTGALDVQVVTQNTVNPDSETVTLVETPPNSGTFEALVTLSPSPATPGNGLIEAGLGHEVVVSYWDAVTANADAATRTATYTVVPPVAANLLTNGDFEAGATGWTFAGPTSDKVNGKSPFDGLKSLRFKGFAGKPNSKVGQTVLAPPVVDGDTLVFSAQIESGAAASGKMKFKLKTDQDRQIKADVKFDKSGAYGLHEIILPIALLPGEMVTEVSVMFTDKSQSGKVYVDAVSLTVTAPNAPRTETRAGILPPPVAPSGFRGGN from the coding sequence ATGTCGCGCTTCATTTTGCTGATCGTCGTGCTGCTTCTTTTGACATTTCCTGTTTCGACGCAAGACGAACCGGTCGCATTGGTTGTCGCCCAAGATTACCTCGATAACGCATCCGCTGCGGAGGCGGCGAACGGCGCCGATCCGGTGGTGCGCTCCGTTGGTGTTCGGGCCAACTTCACGCTCACAGATCAGGCTGATACAGTGGACGCGACCCCCGGCGACGGCACGTGTGCTGATGCCGGCGGCGCGTGCACGCTGCGCGCCGCCGTCATGGAATCCAACGCCCTCGGCGGATCGAACACCATCAATATCCCCGGAGGATACAGCATCACGCTGTCGCTTGGCACGACGAACGACAACAACGCCAATTCGGGCGATCTCGACATTCTCGCCAATGTCGAGATCATCGGAACACCGGGCGGCGGCCAGCCGCGAATCACCAACATCATAGAAGACCGAATCTTCCACGTGTTCAACGTCGGCATTGCCTTGAGCCTGCAAAATGTGATGCTGCGCGAAGCGGGCGCTCCGGGCGTAAGTGGCGGCGCGGTCTTGGTCACCGGCGGGGTGTTCCGGTCCGACCGGATCAGCGTCTATGGGAACACGGGACACCTTGGCGGTGGCATTGCAGTGGGATCCGGGGCGACCTTCGACATCTACAACAGCACCTTCGCATACAACATGAGCTTTGCCAACGGCGCTGGCATCTACATGCAGAACGCCACAGGTTCTATCGTCAACTCGACCGTGTTCGGCAACTTCAGCCCCCTGATCAACGGTACCAGCTACCCCGGCGCAGGGCTGTTCTTCTTTGCCCCAACGACGGTAGACGTGATCCACACCACCGTCACGCAAAACTACAACGGTTTGTACGGCGGTGGATTCAGCGTCTATAACCCCTCGACACCGGCCGTGCCGGTGACGTTCACCAATTCGGTCATCGCGGACAACGACTCGGGGTATCAGGCGCCCGACTGCCACATGTTCGCGGGAAGCGTACAGCCCAAGGCTGATTATGTCGGGTTCAATGTAATTGGCTACACCGATTACCTGTGCGAGTCGCTTCCCGGGCCCGCGCTCCAGTTCGAACCGGTCGAGTTCGGCCTAATCGTGAACACAGGCCATCCGTATATCATTCCGCCCTCGCCGGGCAGCGTGACGATCAACGCGGCGCTGTCATGCCTTCCGATCCTTGGCGGCGTTGACCAGATGGGCAACCCGCGCCCAGCGGGGTCAGGATGCGACCTTGGCTCGTACGAGCGCCCGACGCGCAATGACGGCACCATCGACATCGCACCGCCGAGCGGCGTGCCGCTGTCCGCCTTTACCGTCAAAGTCGACGACGTGGATCTCATGAACACTGGCGCGCTCGACGTGCAGGTCGTCACGCAGAACACGGTCAACCCCGACTCCGAGACCGTGACACTGGTCGAAACGCCGCCAAATTCTGGCACGTTCGAGGCGCTCGTCACGCTTTCGCCATCGCCAGCGACCCCCGGCAACGGGCTGATCGAAGCCGGGCTCGGGCATGAGGTCGTCGTCTCGTACTGGGACGCCGTCACCGCCAACGCCGACGCGGCGACACGCACGGCGACGTACACCGTCGTCCCGCCTGTCGCGGCCAACTTGCTGACAAACGGCGATTTCGAGGCCGGCGCGACAGGCTGGACGTTCGCTGGGCCTACTAGCGACAAGGTCAACGGCAAGAGTCCGTTTGACGGTCTGAAGTCCCTGCGCTTCAAAGGGTTCGCCGGTAAGCCCAACAGCAAGGTCGGCCAGACGGTGCTCGCGCCGCCGGTCGTCGATGGCGACACGCTGGTCTTCAGCGCGCAGATCGAATCCGGCGCAGCGGCCAGCGGCAAGATGAAGTTCAAGCTGAAGACCGATCAGGACCGGCAGATCAAGGCGGACGTGAAGTTCGACAAGAGCGGCGCGTACGGCCTGCACGAAATCATCCTGCCGATTGCGCTGCTGCCGGGCGAGATGGTCACCGAGGTCAGCGTGATGTTCACGGACAAGTCGCAGAGCGGGAAGGTGTATGTCGACGCGGTCAGTCTGACGGTCACGGCCCCGAACGCGCCGCGCACCGAAACGCGCGCCGGCATCCTGCCGCCACCCGTGGCTCCCAGCGGCTTCCGCGGCGGGAACTAG
- a CDS encoding ABC transporter ATP-binding protein, translating into MGWRRVILAGDDAKTKKVTWALIRRVLTYGRPYALRIVFLLITILATTTLGLLTPQIIRDLFDNAIPNADGGRLNVLALALIAIPVVGGGIRVVQRRLNATIGEGVIYDLRVALYAHMQKMSLRFFTNTKSGELTTRLNDDVIDAQRAVSNTIVDIITNLFTVVATLGVLLAMEWRLTILGVGVLPLFYLVARRVGSRLRALAREQMGYNAQMNVMMNETLNISGALLVKLFGRVDTEVHRFEDRAKRVRDSGVERAVVGTSMFVVIGLISAAGTALVYWLGGHLVLTSVFTIGTLIAFGQYLTQLYGPLQALTNAPVDFATSMVSFERVFEVLDLPVEIDEAPDAVALTDVRGALTFDHVTFNYAVDPSTLLATVERDWDEDVYTAFGDKAVTASPAGNGSQAREQALDDISFDIVPGQLVALVGPSGAGKTTMTYLVPRLYDPTEGRVLLDGYDLRDLKLESLSAAIGMVTQETYLFHDSIRTNLKYARPDATDVELVAAAKAANIHDFISGLPQGYDTVVGERGYRLSGGEKQRLALARVILKDPRILVLDEATSSLDSQSEALIQEALKTVMQGRTSIVIAHRLSTILSADQIFVMDRGRVVERGTHSELLALGGLYANLYETQFRAQRQAMGLA; encoded by the coding sequence ATGGGTTGGCGGCGGGTGATCCTTGCCGGCGACGACGCCAAAACCAAGAAGGTGACGTGGGCGCTCATTCGGCGCGTGCTGACCTATGGACGCCCGTACGCCCTACGTATCGTGTTTCTGTTGATCACCATTCTGGCGACGACCACGCTCGGCCTGCTGACACCGCAGATCATCCGCGATCTCTTCGACAACGCCATTCCGAACGCGGACGGCGGACGGCTCAACGTGCTGGCACTCGCATTGATCGCCATACCAGTGGTCGGCGGCGGCATCCGCGTGGTGCAGCGCCGGCTCAACGCGACGATCGGCGAGGGCGTCATCTATGACCTGCGCGTGGCGCTGTATGCGCACATGCAGAAGATGTCGCTGCGCTTCTTCACCAACACCAAAAGCGGCGAGCTCACGACCCGCCTCAATGACGATGTGATCGACGCACAGCGCGCCGTGAGCAACACCATCGTCGACATCATCACGAACCTGTTTACAGTGGTCGCCACGCTCGGCGTGCTGCTGGCGATGGAATGGCGGCTGACGATCCTCGGCGTGGGTGTGCTGCCGCTGTTCTACCTCGTCGCGCGGCGGGTTGGGTCGCGTCTGCGCGCGCTTGCCCGCGAGCAGATGGGCTACAACGCGCAGATGAATGTGATGATGAACGAGACGCTCAACATCAGCGGCGCGCTGCTCGTGAAACTGTTCGGCCGGGTCGACACCGAAGTCCACCGTTTCGAGGACCGCGCCAAGCGGGTGCGTGACAGCGGTGTGGAACGCGCGGTGGTCGGCACGTCGATGTTCGTCGTGATCGGCCTGATCAGCGCTGCTGGCACCGCGCTGGTGTATTGGCTGGGCGGGCATCTTGTGCTGACGAGCGTGTTCACCATCGGCACGCTGATCGCCTTTGGCCAATACCTGACGCAGCTTTACGGCCCGCTGCAGGCACTGACCAATGCACCAGTCGACTTCGCCACGTCGATGGTCAGCTTCGAGCGCGTGTTCGAAGTCCTCGATCTGCCGGTCGAAATCGACGAGGCGCCGGACGCGGTAGCCCTGACCGACGTGCGCGGCGCGCTGACGTTCGACCACGTCACGTTCAACTACGCGGTCGATCCGAGCACGCTGCTTGCGACGGTCGAGCGCGATTGGGACGAGGACGTGTACACCGCGTTCGGCGACAAGGCCGTCACGGCATCCCCCGCAGGCAACGGCAGCCAGGCGCGCGAGCAGGCCCTGGACGATATCTCGTTCGACATCGTACCGGGGCAGCTTGTCGCGCTGGTCGGGCCGAGCGGCGCCGGCAAGACGACGATGACTTACCTCGTCCCGCGCTTGTACGATCCGACCGAAGGCCGCGTGCTACTCGACGGGTACGACCTGCGCGACCTCAAGCTGGAGTCGCTGTCGGCGGCGATCGGCATGGTGACGCAGGAGACGTACCTGTTCCACGATTCGATCCGGACCAACCTGAAATACGCGCGTCCGGACGCCACCGACGTTGAACTGGTCGCGGCGGCGAAAGCCGCCAATATCCACGACTTCATCAGCGGACTGCCGCAGGGTTACGACACGGTCGTCGGCGAGCGCGGCTACCGGCTCAGCGGCGGCGAGAAGCAGCGGTTGGCCCTCGCCCGCGTCATCCTCAAGGACCCGCGTATTCTGGTGCTGGACGAGGCAACCAGCAGTCTCGACAGCCAGAGCGAGGCGCTCATCCAAGAGGCGCTCAAGACGGTCATGCAGGGCCGCACCAGCATCGTGATCGCGCACCGTTTGAGCACCATTCTGAGTGCCGATCAAATCTTCGTCATGGATCGCGGCCGGGTCGTCGAGCGCGGCACGCACAGCGAACTGCTCGCCCTCGGCGGTCTGTACGCCAACCTGTACGAGACGCAGTTCCGCGCCCAACGTCAGGCGATGGGATTGGCGTAG
- a CDS encoding Uma2 family endonuclease: MASLPQTAITAAEFEAMLERAGEQGRLIELIDGEVIEKVVTELHGIIVLLLGHHLLKHQEDKPDIRVSTEVHHRAPDGGPNVYQPDIAVTLLTNALPVQDRGAVPRMPDLAIEVWSPTNSLVSLRKKAEYYLAHGTQMVWIVNPKKRLIDVYRAGADVEILTDTDTLDGGDLLPGFSLSVAALFDSVR; encoded by the coding sequence ATGGCCTCACTGCCTCAAACTGCCATAACCGCGGCGGAGTTCGAAGCGATGCTTGAACGCGCCGGCGAACAAGGCCGCCTGATCGAACTCATCGACGGAGAGGTGATTGAGAAGGTGGTCACGGAACTTCACGGCATCATCGTCCTGCTGCTCGGGCATCACTTGCTGAAACATCAGGAAGACAAGCCAGATATTCGGGTGTCGACCGAAGTTCATCACCGTGCCCCGGACGGCGGCCCCAACGTATATCAGCCGGACATCGCCGTGACTCTGCTCACGAACGCGCTGCCGGTGCAGGACCGGGGCGCCGTGCCACGCATGCCGGACCTCGCCATAGAGGTTTGGTCGCCGACAAACTCGCTGGTGTCGCTGCGCAAAAAGGCCGAGTATTACCTTGCGCACGGCACGCAGATGGTATGGATCGTCAACCCGAAGAAGCGCCTGATCGACGTGTACCGCGCCGGCGCCGATGTCGAGATCCTCACCGACACCGACACACTCGACGGCGGCGACCTGCTGCCGGGGTTCTCGCTGTCCGTCGCCGCGTTATTCGACTCCGTGCGTTAG
- a CDS encoding right-handed parallel beta-helix repeat-containing protein, translated as MPRTFLLIAILLLVVLPSGAQQTIAEIDPALLDARDAVEAAGVRTPAPRLAGRFNFTVNSSGDTVDVNVGNGVCADSGGQCTLRAAVMEANASAGPHTISVAYPFIELFAGSAGDNVDSSGDLDIASNITITGTAAQPTALVNPIDRVFDVQDGGNLSLTNIKVTLSGNSTQSGGGIRVGNGASFTGTRIVVVNNIADAGAGIYINRAESFRLFSSAIIHNHARDGNGGGLFFRDAEDAQVVNSTIAGNSSTFTFSGSPLPGGGVYVVAATGSYESDVAFIHSTIAHNTAGVGGGLFVSKQNGQVPPLMSLHNTIVGGNLATVDSPNCYVTLGSSAATLVEFTGRNLFGTSDPACGLPTIPQIVVEAPMLGALNDGAPPNTKPPMVRLTNGSPAINLATSCDPAAGGLDQHGGARPRGPACDVGAHEAPTGISGTIDLFPDGGGPGSSFSITVQDADLSGNGTLAVDVVTTNTVTPDRETIILNESPANSGTFVKQVTLAPLPVAVGNGLIEAAGGHTVTITYHDWVDATAADKLVSAPYIVLKPAIQLLQNGSFEFGLDGWTLESNVSGDKVRTTPGEASDGIGVFRFKGQPGKKSTLSQNLISAPRDFGEEAIEVSFDIRGGDLNSNVHLQLVVQYASGGKAKLKFPLSPSDVYTTRSMTFVPYVEPDPITKFEVLFVDKSLSGKVYIDRVRVASVSLGTRGTDPETRTETLPPPAAPSGFRGSN; from the coding sequence ATGCCGCGCACCTTCCTGCTCATTGCGATCCTGCTGCTGGTCGTCCTGCCATCCGGCGCGCAGCAGACGATCGCCGAGATTGACCCGGCGCTGCTCGACGCACGCGACGCGGTCGAGGCAGCGGGCGTGCGAACACCCGCACCTCGGCTTGCCGGACGCTTCAACTTCACAGTCAACTCGTCCGGTGACACCGTCGATGTCAACGTCGGCAACGGTGTCTGCGCCGACTCGGGCGGTCAATGTACCCTGCGCGCGGCGGTCATGGAGGCCAACGCCAGCGCCGGCCCGCACACGATTTCGGTGGCCTACCCGTTTATCGAGCTGTTTGCAGGCAGCGCCGGCGATAACGTCGATAGCTCGGGCGACCTCGACATCGCGTCGAACATCACCATCACCGGAACAGCCGCTCAGCCGACCGCGCTGGTCAACCCGATCGACCGGGTGTTCGACGTGCAGGACGGCGGCAACCTTTCGCTCACGAACATCAAAGTCACGCTTTCGGGAAATTCCACCCAATCGGGCGGCGGCATTCGGGTCGGCAACGGGGCGTCGTTCACCGGCACGCGCATCGTAGTCGTCAACAACATCGCCGACGCCGGGGCGGGAATCTACATCAACCGGGCGGAGAGCTTCCGCCTGTTCAGCAGCGCAATCATCCACAACCACGCGCGAGACGGCAACGGCGGCGGCTTGTTCTTTCGCGATGCCGAGGACGCGCAGGTCGTCAACAGCACCATTGCCGGCAATTCGAGCACGTTCACGTTTAGCGGCTCGCCCCTCCCGGGCGGCGGCGTCTACGTGGTCGCCGCGACCGGATCATACGAGAGCGATGTCGCGTTCATTCACTCCACCATCGCCCATAACACGGCAGGGGTCGGGGGCGGGCTGTTCGTCTCGAAGCAGAACGGGCAAGTGCCGCCGCTGATGTCGCTGCACAACACGATTGTCGGGGGAAATCTGGCGACCGTCGACAGCCCGAACTGCTACGTCACCCTCGGCAGTTCGGCGGCGACGTTGGTGGAATTCACCGGCCGCAATCTATTCGGCACGTCCGACCCGGCATGCGGTCTGCCGACGATCCCGCAGATCGTCGTAGAAGCCCCGATGCTTGGCGCCCTAAACGACGGCGCCCCGCCGAACACCAAGCCACCGATGGTCCGCCTCACCAACGGCAGCCCGGCGATCAATCTGGCGACGTCATGCGATCCGGCGGCGGGTGGCCTAGACCAGCACGGCGGGGCGCGCCCGCGCGGGCCAGCCTGTGACGTCGGCGCGCACGAAGCCCCGACCGGTATCAGCGGGACGATCGATCTGTTCCCCGATGGCGGCGGGCCGGGCAGTTCGTTCTCGATCACCGTGCAGGACGCGGATCTCTCCGGAAACGGCACGCTGGCGGTCGATGTCGTGACGACCAACACTGTCACCCCGGATCGCGAGACGATCATTCTGAACGAAAGCCCGGCCAACTCCGGCACGTTCGTCAAACAGGTGACCCTTGCCCCGCTGCCGGTCGCGGTCGGCAACGGGTTGATCGAAGCCGCAGGCGGCCACACGGTCACGATTACGTATCACGACTGGGTCGACGCTACCGCGGCCGACAAACTGGTGAGCGCGCCGTATATCGTCCTCAAGCCCGCGATCCAACTGCTGCAGAACGGCAGTTTCGAGTTCGGGCTGGACGGATGGACGCTTGAGTCGAACGTCAGCGGCGACAAAGTACGCACAACCCCTGGCGAGGCCAGCGACGGCATAGGCGTATTCCGCTTCAAGGGTCAGCCCGGCAAGAAGTCGACGCTCAGCCAGAACCTGATCTCCGCCCCGCGCGACTTCGGCGAAGAGGCGATCGAGGTCAGCTTCGACATCCGGGGCGGCGACCTGAACAGCAACGTCCATCTCCAACTGGTGGTCCAATACGCCAGTGGGGGCAAGGCCAAGCTCAAGTTCCCGTTGAGTCCGAGTGACGTATACACGACCAGGTCGATGACCTTCGTGCCGTACGTCGAACCTGATCCGATCACCAAGTTCGAGGTGTTGTTTGTCGACAAGTCGCTGTCGGGCAAGGTGTATATCGACCGCGTGCGCGTGGCGTCGGTGTCGCTCGGCACGCGCGGCACCGACCCGGAGACTCGAACCGAAACGCTGCCGCCACCTGCCGCACCGTCGGGTTTCCGCGGCAGCAACTGA